Within Nocardia terpenica, the genomic segment GCGGCGGAGAATTGAGCCGAGCGTTGGAACCACTGTGGGCTTGGTCGGAGCGGTGGTCGCGCTCGTAGGCCCGGAGGCGATGAAACGCCCGGGGGCGCCGGACCGATCGTGCAGATGACCGGCAAGTACGGAAGAGGTGATCAACCATGTCTCTCGGAGTGCGAACGGTGAGCGCGGTGGCCGCGGGAATGGCGGTGGCGGCATTGGCGGCCGCTCCCGCGCAGGCGGATCCGCCCCCCGGCCCCGATCTGTCCGCCCTGATCCTGACGGTGACGCACGGGAATACGCCCGTCCGCACCGCCGTGCTGATGTGCTCCCCGATGGCACTCGGCACGCACCCGCAGGCCGTGTCGGCGTGCGACGAACTGAATGCGGTGGGCGGCAATTTCGATGCCCTCCGCGGTCAGCCCATCCGCTTCTGTTCCATGCTGTACGACCCGGTCACACTGACCGCGGACGGCTTCTGGCACGGCACCCCGGTCTCCTGGC encodes:
- a CDS encoding subtilase-type protease inhibitor, giving the protein MSLGVRTVSAVAAGMAVAALAAAPAQADPPPGPDLSALILTVTHGNTPVRTAVLMCSPMALGTHPQAVSACDELNAVGGNFDALRGQPIRFCSMLYDPVTLTADGFWHGTPVSWRQSFPNQCMAINHSNYVFTF